GTTCTCCGGCCACGTGAAATCGAACTCGGGTATCCGCACGCTCATCTCGTACCGCATCGATACGCCGAGGGTGCCGCGGCGCGTGCTCAGCTCGAGGGCATCCTCGAGAGACTGGCGGTCCGTCGCGGCGCGGCCGCGGATGTAGTGCGCGCCGAGGCTCAGGAAGGCCTTCTCGACGACCCGGCGGAGATCGGTCGTCTCCCGGACGAGCGAGAAGAAGTTCTGCATGAGCTTCTCCTGCTTGTTCTTGAGGAGCCGGTGCCCCCGCTGCGACAGGTCGAGACGCCGCCGCAGCCTGAGGAGCGTCATCCGGTTGGGATTTTCCTTGCGCTTCACCTTCGATCCTTTGTCTCGCGGACCCTACCCGTCCTCGCCGTCTGGCGCCGCTTCGGCGGAACCGCCCTCCTCCTCCGCGACGGGAAGGTAGCGGTCGATGTATTCGTCGCGGATGCGCTTGATCTCGCTCCGCGGGATGTGCGTGAGAAGATCCCACCCGATGGTGAGCGTCTCCTCGATCGTCCGGTTCTCGTCGAGGGCCTGTCGGACGAAACGGTCCTCGAAATCGCCGCCGAAGGCCATGAAGGCGCGGTCGGCGTCCGAGAGCGCCGCCTCGCCGAGCACGACCGCCAGTTCCTCGACCTCCTTGCTTCGCGCGTACGAGGAGAAGAGCTGGTTCGCCACCTGGGCGTGGTCCTCGCGCGTGCGCCCCTCGCCGATCCCCTTGTCCCGGAGCCGGGACAGGCTCGGCAGGACGTTGATCGGCGGGTAGATCCCCTTGCGGTGCAGGACACGGTCGAGGATGATCTGCCCCTCGGTGATGTAGCCGGTGAGGTCGGGAATGGGATGCGTCTTGTCGTCGTCCGGCATCGAGAGGATCGGGATCTGCGTGATCGATCCCTCCTGCACCTCCCCCTCCTTCTCGCCCTTGAGCAGCCCCGCGCGCTCGTAGAGTGAGGCGAGATCGGTGTAGAGGTAGCCCGGGTAGCCGCGCCGCCCCGGGATCTCCTTGCGGGCGACGGAAACCTCGCGAAGAGCCTCGCAGTAGTTCGTCATGTCGGTCATGATGACGAGCACGTGCATCCCGCGCTCGAAGGCGAGATACTCGGCCGCGGTGAGAGCGGTCCGCGGCGTGGCGATGCGCTCGATCGTCGGGTCGTTGGCGAGGTTGACGAAGAGGACCACCCGCTCCATCGCGCCCGTCTCCTGGAAGTCGCGGATGAAGTAGTTGGCCTCCTCGAAGGTGATCCCCATCGCGGCGAAGACGATCGCGAACGCCGATTCGGCGCCCGGCACCGTCGCCTGGCGCGCGATCTGCGCGGCCAGTTCCGAGTGGGGCAGCCCGAATCCCGAGAAGATCGGGAGCTTCTGCCCGCGGACGAGGGTGTTGAGCCCGTCGATGGCCGATATCCCCGTCTGGATGAACTCCTGGGGATAGACCCGCGCGTAGGGGTTGATCGGGTTCCCGTTGATGTCCAGCCGTTTCTCGGGGACGATCTTC
The genomic region above belongs to Candidatus Krumholzibacteriota bacterium and contains:
- a CDS encoding V-type ATP synthase subunit D, whose product is MKRKENPNRMTLLRLRRRLDLSQRGHRLLKNKQEKLMQNFFSLVRETTDLRRVVEKAFLSLGAHYIRGRAATDRQSLEDALELSTRRGTLGVSMRYEMSVRIPEFDFTWPENDPAYTLTGTSPELDVAFGKLYASFPTLLKLAEKENALFHLSEELEKTRRRVNALEYVMIPDLEESIKSIESKLGENERASQTRMMKIKDMVQQREAGKT
- a CDS encoding V-type ATP synthase subunit B, coding for MVTEYSTIEEITGPLVLLGDVDHATYEEVVEVELPDGEIRNGRVLEVDRRHVLVQLFEGTRGVDIAKTKVRFLGRGLELAVSPDILGRIFNGLGAPIDDGPKIVPEKRLDINGNPINPYARVYPQEFIQTGISAIDGLNTLVRGQKLPIFSGFGLPHSELAAQIARQATVPGAESAFAIVFAAMGITFEEANYFIRDFQETGAMERVVLFVNLANDPTIERIATPRTALTAAEYLAFERGMHVLVIMTDMTNYCEALREVSVARKEIPGRRGYPGYLYTDLASLYERAGLLKGEKEGEVQEGSITQIPILSMPDDDKTHPIPDLTGYITEGQIILDRVLHRKGIYPPINVLPSLSRLRDKGIGEGRTREDHAQVANQLFSSYARSKEVEELAVVLGEAALSDADRAFMAFGGDFEDRFVRQALDENRTIEETLTIGWDLLTHIPRSEIKRIRDEYIDRYLPVAEEEGGSAEAAPDGEDG